Within the Chiloscyllium punctatum isolate Juve2018m chromosome 9, sChiPun1.3, whole genome shotgun sequence genome, the region ATTTTCTGACTAGTATGGAGGGTAGGCAATCTGTTCCCAAATGTTTGCCAGTTCTAGTAACAAgtcatcagaaaggaaaacaATTAAAAGATTCAACCTCcattttcctcctctttctccttGTGAGACTGACACACATTATAATGACAATTCCTACTCCATAGTTAGCCCTATGTAAATCAtcttttgtttatatttattaCTCAGCACCTAAGCAGAACTAGAACTGTTTACCtattaaaatgtgtttatttgtgTCAGTCATCATTTCTATTAATCATGATTAAATATAATTTGCTAtgttaacaaaaacagaaacttcaATTCAATGTATAATTGTTCAGAATGCTAATTTTTCCAGTGATTTGACGAAATTCAGGTTAATTTACTGTCACTGAGGGTGGACTGGCTCTAGTCCACAGATGACGAAAGCTGCTTATCCTCTTGGTTGCCATGGAGTTGAATTTGAGCAGCACTGAGGCTGCTAGAGGGAAAGTCAGCATCAGGCAGCTGCAGTGGTCTGCAGAAAGAAAACAGGGACAAGATCGTGGCAGACATGGACTTGCATTGTGATTGTAATGATATTTCGGCTTCTGAACAACAAACTGGCAAGATAAGTAAGACAGCATTTAAATTATTTGGGAGGAAAAAATCAGGGGGCACCATGCCTAGTATTTTTAATCTGAAAAACAAAGGGGATAGGAAaagctccttgaaaatggggCTTGTTAGAAGCAAAACGCATGATGGAATTGCTGATATGGGACTGGAAGTAAGCACCAAGGAAGAATCTTTGAGTAATTATCAACTGGACAATGATTCCAGTACAAAAATTGTCAACAGTATGAGCTTTGCTGCTGGTGGTTGCGGACCTATTGCTAAGTCTCACAGCTTTTTCTCTTTACTAAAAAGGAATAGTAGGTTAGAAAATGGCAAGGGGGAGTCAGTACATTCAAACTCTGAGCAGGTGAAGGAGAAGAGTTGCAACAGACAAAAGAAAGGACTGAAAGGGTTGTTCAGCAGCATGAAATGGCATAAAAAGGACAAAATTAGTAAAGAGGAAAAAGATGAGTACCTGGAAATCCATGGCACTATTACACTGCCTAGTTCTTTGACTGCCAGCTTGGAATGTGTAAAAGAAGAGACACAGAAATCTTGCTCTGAAcctgaaagtgctgcactggaaATGCAAAACAAATTATCCTGTGAATTGCAGTATGATAATGAGGACACCTTCACTGAGGAATCAAAACACACAAATAGTGGGAAGTGCCTTCCAGAATTATGTAAAAACTTGGAGAAAGTCACAACTGACCGCCAATTATTGGACCAAGATTCTAATGTCAAGGCTTTTGAACAGCTGGAGGAAAAACAGGATGGAGGATTGACTCATGTGGGGCAGGATGTACAAGACGAATGTATTTCTGTAACTGGATCTGAATCTCATCACACTCCTGAAGCTTCAACACTCTGTGCACCCAATAATGATCCATCCTCAGAACAATCAATTGATCGTATTTGCTTAATGTTTTCTGATGTTACATCTTTAAAGAGCTTTGATTCATTTACAGGGTGTGGAGACATTATCGCTGACCAGGATGATGAGGGGAATGTCTGTGAAAGAGGAGCTCCTGCAGAAAAGGGAAAGGGTGGTGCAAAGAAACGCTCAAATATTCTGACTTATCAAGGTGGAGGAGAGGAGATGGCAAGCCCAGATGAAGTTGATGATGACTATCTGCAAGAATTTTGGGACACACCTCCATCAACTGTTGAACCTCTTAAAGACAAACAGGAccagaccatggctgatcaaaGCCCCTGGATAGCTTCAGAAATTCCAACTTGCCTTGGTGATGCGGCAGAAGGAACCTTAGTCAAACAGCTTACTTTGAATGATTTTCCCAAAACTAAAAATGATAATGAAGACCCAATGACCACTAAGAATGATCAACAAGATTGTGTCCCAAATAGTGATGAGGGATACTGGGACTCCACAACCCCTGGACCTGATGATGAAAGTGGGAAAACACTTGCTACCAGGGCAAGTATTccaagagacagttacagtggAGATGTTCTGTATGATCTGTTTGCAGATGTAGATGAAAGTCTGACAAGTATTGTTTCAGATGAAGAAATGTCCTCTGTATCTGAACCTAAAATCCAGTCTCCAAAACCTCTTGTGTCCACATCTAATATTACTGCATCCAACATTACTACAATTTCCAAGGAGAAGAATGTATCTGCTATCCCCAGGCATCGGGCCACTTCAATTGCACGACAGAGTGAAGCAAATCACACTCACTGGCCTCAGACACATCAGCAGTTGGTAGGATATGAGCCTGCAAGAACCAAAATTCCTGTTGCTAAGACATCAATTCCTAGACCCAATAACAAAGGCATCACTGGAACAAATGCAAAGGTCTTGGCAACCAAGGGAACTGCAAAAAAAATAGTCTCTGAAAAGCTACGGTTGGAAAATTAAGAAGTGCATGTTACATCACTCCAGAAGCATGTATTTTGTAAGGATAAGCACAATAGTGTGATATTCTGTTTGCACTTGTAATGTTTACACCGTGTGACAGAACTTTTATCACTTGGCAAAGGGCTTCTCTTGTGATGTCATAGAATCGTGCCTAGAAACATTAAGCAATTTGAAATTTTAAGAAGCACAGATGcaaacacaaaatttatagctCACAAATGCTTCTTAGAAAAGAACAAGAATTGTTTGACACACTAAATTTTAAATAGAACAGCTAATGTTAACAAAAAAGGTGTTTGTGAGGGAATACAAAATATATTTGTCAAACAATGAATGAGAAGTTGAACCAAATCCCATACACTTTTATGATGAAAAATAGACAGCATGCCGATATCTTTTGCTCAGATGATATTCTTCAAAAGACGATCGTGAATTTCCACCAATACAAAGTACAGCAGAGGAAACAAACTGCAGTAGGATGGCACCTGAAGCCAATCCATTCTGGGATCAGATTGTGTTGATTCATTGGACATTTGTGATCcacagaagaagaaaagaaaCTGATATGTAAAATGGTTACATAATTATGATCAGGGAATGATTACATAATCAGGCCAGATTGTATTCATCACAAAGAAAATACTTTAAATGTTAAATGGTAAATAGTACAACATTTATTCCCTTGAAGCTATTTTTGGAAGGGAGAGAAGTCTGCCTTCTATATTGTTTTATTACCTTCACAAATTTGATTCCTTTTGAATTTTCAGTCTGACAATGCTTTTTGCATAACTAAATCTTACTTTCCACAAGTAGTGACGATAAGTATAATCGAGTGAATGACCACCAGAAATGTTCTCACAATGGTGGGAGATAATATATGATTATATAACTTAGTGATACTTTCTAATTAACTGTCTCTGAGATATCATACAGCTCTGGAGCATGTGGGACTTGATCCCGGATCTCCTGGCTCAGAAGTAGGGGACTATGATTAAGCCACAAGAGTCCCCTTATATTGCTTAGATTGTTCAATCCAACATTTTGTGTTTAAGTCTATATAGTGAGTGAAATTGATAGTCATACAACCTTTTTTTTATATCAAGTCACTTTGTGCAGTACCCATTATTTCTGTGCATTGATTCTGACAGAGACCAGCTTATGCAGAGGAAAACAGAAATGGATAATACTTATAATATATTTCTACTATAGTATCCAGTGCAAATGTTTAAAATTGTTCTTATTTATTTGCAGAAAACATACTATCCAATAATCTGGTCTGTTAAACTCCTGTCTTTTCTCATTTTGATATTTTTTCCACTTGGGACATAGGCCTAGGGAATGGTCCCAGTGCCTGAATGGAAAGGCTGAAGGCCAAAGCAAACTTTGACCTCAGGCCTTATTTAACTGATGTAGATGGGCTGCTGACTCCTGCTTACGTCCCAAGGCAGCTTGCTGGTGTGGACGATAGCCCTCACGAGCCTGAGGATGGGGAGGAACTAATAGGGGTGGAGGatgatataggaaggatatagGAATTGGATATGGGAGATACTAACAACCTTCAAAGATTTACTTTAAGTGCATATTTTGGTAAATAATGAGTGCAATGACCCATTTGCCATATTTTTCGAAACATAATACCTATTTTCTTCATCCAAAAAGAGGACAATATCATTTAAATTCTAAGCCactaatctgaaaaaaaaaacacatgtaCATAGAAAATAAAAAGGAATAGCCTAAAACAGCAGGAGAATGAATTGTTAGGCATCTGAGAATAAAAGTATTCAAGAGCAAAGTTAGTAGAGAGATAATGCTTCTATTTCATGGTTAATGCAGGGGAGCAACAATATGAGGTAAATTTCTACATTTATTTTAGTGAAATTATGTCAGAAAACCAGTAACAGATATAAGGGCTGGATCTTACATCTTCCAGAAGGCTGAGGGAGGTGGAACAGAAACTGCATGGTCTACTTGCTCCTGTCCCTGCCATCTGGTGGGAAGGGAGCCAATTGTAAATGCAAAGGAAGCTTTCTTTCCAACAATTAACCCGATGTGTTATTCCCTCACAATCTTGCAACTATTATCAGATGCCACAAACTAAAGCTCTTGTGAATTTGAGTCACTGGGAAAAAAATGTTGGATTGAATTTTTTTGTTGCAGCTATATTCACATAAAAAAATGAATCATACCTTGGTGTGAATAAATAACTTGTGGATTCTGAGAAACTGGTACAAAAGAAGGCTGTGCAGCAATTGGCCCTTTAGGCCGGAATGTCATGTGGTGGAAGGGTAATGCCATGGTCCTGACTAGAATTTCAAGTCTCCCTGCTCTCAAAATTAGACTTTATTATTCATTCCATGCACAACCATTTTCTAAAAAAAATGTAACCTCCCCCAGCAGAACGTGCTAGTACGATCAACCACAGCCAGTCTTTTCTACTGCACTTGTGCCATAAAATCTTCCCAAATTTTTTATACTTGACTCCTGAAAaatgcagcaggcaatgaagTATTGTGAGTGAATGGCTTACTAATGATCTTAATGGCTTATTAATAAATTATTTCAAATTGGGCTAATGAT harbors:
- the amer2 gene encoding APC membrane recruitment protein 2, which gives rise to MDLHCDCNDISASEQQTGKISKTAFKLFGRKKSGGTMPSIFNLKNKGDRKSSLKMGLVRSKTHDGIADMGLEVSTKEESLSNYQLDNDSSTKIVNSMSFAAGGCGPIAKSHSFFSLLKRNSRLENGKGESVHSNSEQVKEKSCNRQKKGLKGLFSSMKWHKKDKISKEEKDEYLEIHGTITLPSSLTASLECVKEETQKSCSEPESAALEMQNKLSCELQYDNEDTFTEESKHTNSGKCLPELCKNLEKVTTDRQLLDQDSNVKAFEQLEEKQDGGLTHVGQDVQDECISVTGSESHHTPEASTLCAPNNDPSSEQSIDRICLMFSDVTSLKSFDSFTGCGDIIADQDDEGNVCERGAPAEKGKGGAKKRSNILTYQGGGEEMASPDEVDDDYLQEFWDTPPSTVEPLKDKQDQTMADQSPWIASEIPTCLGDAAEGTLVKQLTLNDFPKTKNDNEDPMTTKNDQQDCVPNSDEGYWDSTTPGPDDESGKTLATRASIPRDSYSGDVLYDLFADVDESLTSIVSDEEMSSVSEPKIQSPKPLVSTSNITASNITTISKEKNVSAIPRHRATSIARQSEANHTHWPQTHQQLVGYEPARTKIPVAKTSIPRPNNKGITGTNAKVLATKGTAKKIVSEKLRLEN